The genomic window AGTCCAAGAAGGAGCAGACCAAGATCTTTACAGATTCTTCCAGCCATCTACGGGACTTCATTTTTATAGCGCTAATTCCGATGAACGTGATAATCTAATTAATTCAAATCAATCAGGATATATTTACGAGGGAGTTGCTTATAAAGTTTTTTCTGCCTCCTCTGCAGCTGAAGCGAGTACAGCTGTGACTCGTTTTTATGACCCAATTGCGGGCACTCATTTTTATACAGCTAATCTTGAGGAACAACGTATTCTTGAAGTAACTCAACCTAGTTGGATCATGGAAGGCACCGCTTGGTATGTCTAAGCCATCATTTTCGATAGCTAAGCATCAAATACATGCATTGACAAGTCTGAGGTTTTTTGCTGCCTTTTGTATTGTTCTACTTCATTCGACAAATCATGATTTATTGGATATTTCATGGTCTAAACTATTAGATTTGTCTAAGGCCGTTTCCTTCTTTTTTGTTTTATCTGGCTTTGTTCTGACGTATGCGTATATTAACCGCAATTACTATCTTTCTGATTTTTATCAAGCACGTTTTGCCAGGATATGGCCTGCAACGGTGGCGTCAGTATTTTTTGTGCTGTTGCTATTGCCCCGTTCCAATTTTCTTCCTGATTTGAACTCTGATTGGTCTTTAGGTAGTGTTTTTTTGCTGAATCTTATTGGAATTCAGTCATGGGTTCCAATTCCTGCTGTTTTTTTTGGGTTGAATGCGGTTACTTGGAGCATCTCAGTTGAAGCTTCATTTTATGGTTTCTTCCCATGTTTCAGCAAAATGCAACTCAGGTTATTATTACCTAGCCTTATAATAGTATGTATCTGCGGCTTATCTGCGGCTTGTTATGTTGAGTCCTCGAGTATCCCATCCTTTAGTCCGCAAACCTTAAACATACCAGTTTGGCAAGGACTTTTATATATAAACCCTATTGCACGATTGCCAGAATTTATTCTTGGGATTTTGGCGGGTAGAGTTTTTGTCTCTCAATTCTATCAACAAAAGACATCCGAAATGCATTCTATTTCTGATAAATATCCATTTATTTACAGCGCGATTGAGTTGTCAATTTTCCTTTGTCTGGTCTTCTTGGGCTTCAAGGTTAATCTTTACCTGATCTGCTTGGGCTTAATGGGGGGTTCTTTTCACGCATCAATCCCTCCTGCAATACTAAATTATTATCAAATAATACTAAATCAGTGGCTTTCGGGCCTTTCGTTTGCCTGCTTGATCTGCGTAGTCGCTTCATCAAGAGGTATTTTGGGCCAGTTTTTGAACTGGTCTCCGTTCGTTTTCCTTGGAGAAATCAGTTTTGGGCTCTACCTCTACCATCAGCCTTTAATGATACGAGCAGCTCAAGCTAACGGATTTGTGTTAGGGGGATTTCAACTTCTACCAGATTCATTTTTCCCAGTGGTGGCCTGGAGTATACTCGTTTCTGTGGTTAGCTTTTATTGCCTGGAAAAGCCACTTCAACGAGTGCTTCGACCCCGTAAAAATTGAATGGGATGTTATGAGCTATATTAAAAAGAAGCTCTATAAGCACTTTTCGAGCTAGCGCAAAAAGCCCTTGTCAGCAATTACGGCTTTCCTTGCTTTATTGCGCACTCTCTCTTATAATGTGAGCTCGCTGTGGCCGGACTTGTTCGTTGCTCACAGAGGTCTGATGTTTCGGCATCACTATTCGGGGCCACATCGGGCCTCAATTCTCCTACAACAATCAACCCAACCCGGCTACCTCCGATTTTTCTCGTCACATGGGATCAACTTCTACTACAACCAGTACAGCTGTAGCTGTAACACCCACAGAAGTTTCAGTATTTGAACATCGCTTACTTCGGTAGGCCCGCCGATCCGGCTTCTTTAGGAGCCTGGCCAGCGTCTGGCACGACTCCAGGCGAACTTGTTCTTCAGTTTGTTGGCACCGCTGAGTACAACACAAACACCATTGTTCCAAACAGCGTTGAAACCACTGGTGGAGGTAAGACGCTAAACGAAACAAATCTGATCAACACCTTCTACAACAGGCTTTTTGGGCGCGACGCATCTATAACAGAAATCGATGGCTGGACCAATGCTTTGGCTACTGGGGCGGTCAACTCCGATTACCTCGGCATCACCATCCTGAATGCTGGGCTGAATTTGCCCGCCGCCACAGAAATGCGTCAGGTGTTGGTGGCCAAGTTTGATACCGCTCAGCTCTGGACTGGAGATCTGTATAACGACCCCACCGCACGGGGAGCATATTCCAGCTCTACAGCCATTGAATCTGGCATGAGCTTCCTGGCCACTGTTACGACCTCTACCGCTGCAACTTCCGAAGCCACGGCTGCGGCAGTTGACGACATGACCTCTACTTCGGGTACTGGTACTGGTGGTCAGGCTTTTAACCAGATTGCTAACAATGCTGTCCTTACAGATGGTGCAAACACCAACAACGCTGGTACTGGCCCCGGCTTCACTCCTACCGCCTCCACCCTTGGTGCAAATAATGACACAGTTCGCCTGAGCGTCTTCAGGGGAGCAACCATTGCGGACAGCACCAGTACTGATGAAGACATACTGATTCTTGATCAAACCGGTTTAGTGCAGACTGCATTGGCAGTTGCGGGGTTTGAGAACATCAACCTGAATGGAGCCGCTGGCCTCTCGGTGGGTACTCTTGCCGGTGTTCAGACAGTTAACTTCAATAATGCCGGATTCTTAAGTGCTGGCACGACCATTTCGACCGCTAATTACTTCATAGCCAACACCGGTGCCAACGCACTTGGAACTGCTGGTGGATCACTTTCGCAGCTCAGCTTGAGCTTTAACAGTGCAACTGATGGCGGTTCTTTTGCTATGGCAAGAACCACTGCGCTGTCAGCTACATTCACTTCGACAGCTGTTAACTCTTACACGCTGTCTTCGCTGGTAGCTTCTGGTTCTATCGAAGTTAATGCTGGCTCTGCAAACACCCTCAACTTGAATATTGGTGGTGCTGGTGTATTCACAGGTGGAGGCACATTTAGCGCTGCTAACTTCACCGTTAACGCAGTCAGTCAGTTCAACACCCTGGCATCAGTTAGTGCTAACACTGGTGCTAATAACGTTTATTCCTTCCAAGGTGGAGGCTTAAATACTTACACCCTGAATGGTGCAGTTGGTGGTGCCCAAGTCTCCCAGCACCTCACAAACTTCAGTGGTCTTGATGCACTTGGACTCAAGACCCTTACTGCAAGTAGTGGCTTCTCTGCTGGTTTGATTAGTGCAAGCTTCTCATTCAACCTTCAAGATGGTGCTTTCGCAGTTAGCCTTGGTGGTACTGCTGTCGTAGCTGGCTTCACTTCATTTGCAAGTGGTGTCATGTCTAACGGGCTACTTAACTTCTCTGCTGCAAACGCATCGGGTGCTTCTGACGTCTTCACCCTCAATTTCAACGCGAGTACTGCAGCCCTCGCGATTGAATCGGCTGCAATCCGGATTGGTGGTGGTACCGCTGGCACGCAGGCAATTGAAACGGTCAATCTCAATGTGTTCGGCGGTTCTGCCGGTGTCACTCTGATAAACCCAATCTTGGGTGTGTCAGGAATGACTACCTTGAACTTGAATACAACAGCCGTCGCTACCGTTACGTTTAGCGGTGCCATAATGGCTGACTTGGGCAGCTCGTTCACAACCATCGGGCTTAGCCAGGTTGACAACATTGCCAACATGACCCTTGGCTCTCAGATCAACAGAACTGCTGCGACTGTTCAGGGCTACACCCTAAATATGGGTTCTGGTAATGATGTTATTAACAGCCGTAACTACATCGCCCTGACAGGTGCTGCTGCACTTGCTACTCAGATGGCTGCTAATGGTGCTCAGTACAACAACATCAGTCTGAGCGATGGCGGTGCTGACCGCATCGTCGTCAGTCTGGCTGGTCTTGCTGCTATATCTAGCTTTAGTAAGATCAACGTCTCTGGCTTTGGTATCGGCGATACCTTGCAATTCACAGCAGTTGGCTGGGCGGCGATCGTCACCATGACAGGTGTTAGTGCGGCCTCCGCTTTGAGTTCAGATATTGGTCTGTTCTTCAACGGTACCGATACTCTTGTCTTCGCTAATTCAGCAGCATCAGCTGCTGGCGATATGAACTCCGCCTTCGTCGGACTACTTGCGGGCGCTGACTATTCCAACTTCGCTCGTTGGAACCTGAACGCTGGTGGTGGAACCATGACCCTTGTGAACTGATACCTAACTCTTCAGTTCACTGGATCCATACAAAGGGTGGCCTACAGAGGCCACCCTTTTTTTTGTCCTTGCCGATACTTAATCATTCCCCTTGCTTGGTATAATTACAAGCTATATTCCTACTATCGTGACCCTTAGAGAAACAAATATTGATTTTATTCAAAATGTCAATCAGCAATTTATTGATAGTCTTCCTAAAGACGAAGACAAAAGTTGGGAACAGGTATTTGATGATACCGGTTATTTAATTAACTTTAAACATAAAGATGATGGACGTCTATTATATCCAACCAGCCTAGATGAGCACGAAAATGCTGTACTAAATGCTTTTATCGGGTGCCCATCCAGGCTTTTAATGAATGATTATCGCTTTCTTTTGGAAGACGATGCTCCCACTAAAGCCCCGATACTCGAGAAGTTAAGTAAATCCAACCCGGCATCCCTTAATTTAGAAGATATCCACGATATTAATGAAGATATTGAACCCTCTTGGGCAATGGTTGAAATCGGAAATTATTTAAGAGAGAATAAGCTTCAGCTTTCTCAGGCTGGTATTCATTCAGAAGGATGTGCTCTTGTCATTTTAGGCCTAGGTTCAGGTAGATGTATTCCGCATCTCATTCAATATTTGAAGCCAAGTGCGCTATTTATTGTTGAACCTGACATTGATATTCTTTCTTATTCTCTTGATACACTAGATTACTCAGAGCTTATTCCGCAATTTACAGGTACTTCAAAAGCA from Prochlorococcus marinus str. MIT 9313 includes these protein-coding regions:
- a CDS encoding acyltransferase family protein produces the protein MSKPSFSIAKHQIHALTSLRFFAAFCIVLLHSTNHDLLDISWSKLLDLSKAVSFFFVLSGFVLTYAYINRNYYLSDFYQARFARIWPATVASVFFVLLLLPRSNFLPDLNSDWSLGSVFLLNLIGIQSWVPIPAVFFGLNAVTWSISVEASFYGFFPCFSKMQLRLLLPSLIIVCICGLSAACYVESSSIPSFSPQTLNIPVWQGLLYINPIARLPEFILGILAGRVFVSQFYQQKTSEMHSISDKYPFIYSAIELSIFLCLVFLGFKVNLYLICLGLMGGSFHASIPPAILNYYQIILNQWLSGLSFACLICVVASSRGILGQFLNWSPFVFLGEISFGLYLYHQPLMIRAAQANGFVLGGFQLLPDSFFPVVAWSILVSVVSFYCLEKPLQRVLRPRKN
- a CDS encoding beta strand repeat-containing protein, whose product is MNIAYFGRPADPASLGAWPASGTTPGELVLQFVGTAEYNTNTIVPNSVETTGGGKTLNETNLINTFYNRLFGRDASITEIDGWTNALATGAVNSDYLGITILNAGLNLPAATEMRQVLVAKFDTAQLWTGDLYNDPTARGAYSSSTAIESGMSFLATVTTSTAATSEATAAAVDDMTSTSGTGTGGQAFNQIANNAVLTDGANTNNAGTGPGFTPTASTLGANNDTVRLSVFRGATIADSTSTDEDILILDQTGLVQTALAVAGFENINLNGAAGLSVGTLAGVQTVNFNNAGFLSAGTTISTANYFIANTGANALGTAGGSLSQLSLSFNSATDGGSFAMARTTALSATFTSTAVNSYTLSSLVASGSIEVNAGSANTLNLNIGGAGVFTGGGTFSAANFTVNAVSQFNTLASVSANTGANNVYSFQGGGLNTYTLNGAVGGAQVSQHLTNFSGLDALGLKTLTASSGFSAGLISASFSFNLQDGAFAVSLGGTAVVAGFTSFASGVMSNGLLNFSAANASGASDVFTLNFNASTAALAIESAAIRIGGGTAGTQAIETVNLNVFGGSAGVTLINPILGVSGMTTLNLNTTAVATVTFSGAIMADLGSSFTTIGLSQVDNIANMTLGSQINRTAATVQGYTLNMGSGNDVINSRNYIALTGAAALATQMAANGAQYNNISLSDGGADRIVVSLAGLAAISSFSKINVSGFGIGDTLQFTAVGWAAIVTMTGVSAASALSSDIGLFFNGTDTLVFANSAASAAGDMNSAFVGLLAGADYSNFARWNLNAGGGTMTLVN